The genomic region AACTCCCGAAGCTGCACCGCTCACGCCACAGGTGTGCTACGTTCATGTCGCTTTTGATGATAATGACCATCAGGTGAACCCATTGATGGTTCAGCTAACTGGGAATGTGGAAGGCGCGATGAAGTCTGGCAGGCCGAGCCACAGAGTGAAGCCTCCCTGCCCCACCAGTATTCGCTGATGGCCAGACAGGGAGTGTCAGGAAAGGATTAGTGGCGGATCTGAGCCAGGTCGTCTTCAGTCAGACCGGTCATTTTCATGACAGTATTGCGGCACACGCTGTGCCAGTTCGCGTACAAAGGCGTCGGCTGTTTCGCCTGCCTGTACTATATAGTGTACCAGAGAAATCACCTGCGATGAAGACAGATATCCCGTCAGCAAAATGGGTGCCAGCCGATCAACCAGTTCTGCCAGGTCCCGCTGATGAATATGTTTCTGCAGTAAGGTCAGGGCGGCCATGCTACGGTGGCCAGCAATTTCATCATCCGGAATGACCGTAACGTCTACCAGCGGGAAAGCGCTGCTGTAGAGTTTACCGGCCAGCACCGGATCGTCAAACTCATCCAGCCAGCGGGTGCTGTTCTATACGGGCTGCGTTTACCTGTGTAGAACAGCACCGGTATTACCAGTGGCAGTTTTTTATGGCCTCCTCAAGGTGGCGCTGCATGGCGGCCACCGCATAGCGTATCAGGCGGAAAGCCATATGTTTGTCCGGCGTTAACTGGTGCTCGACCAGGACATGAATATATCCGTCGCCGACTGTGGTCTTCAGGCTGTAGAGGACGTCGCTGAAATACTGGCGGAGATCATCCTCAACGAACGAGCCGGATTCCAGCTTCAGCGTGCTGAGATCGCAGATGGCGCACAGTTCTGCGGGCAGGTGGAGTTCCATAAAATTCCGGGCAATATCCGGCTGAGTCAGAAACTGCCGGAATGTGGCATCGTGAGGTGTGGGTGTGCTGCTTTTCTTCTTCAGCAGCCCTGGCTCTGAAAAATGACCAGGATATGTTATCACAGCCTGAAAAACGCTAACATTGGCGATGAGCGGAATTGCCATTCCTTCAGGGGGCCGTTCCGGGGTGGTTCGGCCCCTTTTTTATCCTTCTTCTTTAGTTGCAGACGCGAATTACCGTCATTTTGGATACACCTGCCAGGCGTGCAGTTTCACGCAGCGATTTTCCATGAGCCAGGCGCAGAGTGCGTATCAGTTCATGTTTCTGCGCATCGGCTAATCTCGCCGAGAATAAGCGTGATTACCGACGATAGGAGGGTAAGCCTGCCCCAACTTCTTCAAGGCAGCTCAGAGGGAATGGTAGTCAGCCAGTGCCCCATGAAAGTGTAAGAGGAACGCTTAACTGCAAAAATGTCGGTCGGTTACTGACTACTGGCGGCATCTATAACGGCAATGTAGAGGAATTCTGGCAAACAGCACAGCAGCCCGGCGGCGATGCGCCAGCGGGTTACAATCAGGTAATGGACAACAAGGCGATAATCATTACAGCAGTGTCTGCTGCTGCTGGCGCGATGATGGGGAGAATGCCATTTTCGGAACTGGAAGAACCTGGAAAAACCACCACCAGGGGAGCCACAGCAAACAAAAATGGGCATTTGATATCTGAACTAAAGGGTGTAACTCAAAAACAGCTCGATAAAAAATTCAAACACGCCGTTGATTCTGACGCCACTTCAACGAAGAAACACCCTGAAACTTTGAGTTATTTTCATGATGCTATAAAACCCCATATGAATGATGCCGACACTTTTAAACTCGGCACTTATGGATTTGTAAAAGACTCGAATGTGGGTCGTGACGCAGACTTGCTGATCACGTATGCTTTGCGCTTTGGATGTAACATATGGCTAAAGTTGATGTCGTCTGCCCTCAGTGCAATGAAACTCATGCTGTACGATGTAACGGACATTCAGCATCCGGTGCCCAACGTTACATCTGCAAGCATTGTTCAAAGACCTTTCTGCTCAATTTTAGCTACTCCGGTGCCAAACCAGACACACACCAGACCATTGTTAATATGGCCATGAATGGTTACGGATGTCGCGATACCGCACGGGTTCTCGGTATCAGCCTCAATACGGTTCTGCGGCACGTAAAAAAATTTCCCCAAAGCAGGTAGCTGAGAATATCGACCCCGAAACGGAGGTTGTTATCTGCTGTGAAGCCGGTGAACAATGGTCTTACGTGCGGTGTAAAAGCAATCCCCGGTGGTTGTTCTATGCTTATGACCGTATCCGCAAACGTGCTCTGGCCCACGTCTTCGGCCCGAGAAATGCCCCGACCCTGCGACGATTGCTGGCCCTGTTAAGCAAATTTAACATTGCCTTTTATATGACAGATGCCTGGCCGGTTTATAAAGTTCGGTTAAGTGCAACAGGCCACGTGGTGAGCAAGAAATATACCCAACGGACAGAACGACATAATCTTAATCTTCGCACACATATCAAACGACTGACCCGCAGAACAATTTGCTTTTCGAAGTCAGAGGAAATGCACGATAAGATCATCGGTTGGTATCTTACTCTTCATCATTATCAATAAATATGCGTCACGACCAGGAATGTTAACTATATTAAATTGTGAGTTTTATAATATCAGCCACCAGCACGAAAGCTTTTTTATACTCAGCTATCAGGTCATGTAGGGGCTGGCGGCATCATAACGTCAGAAAGCAGAACTCACTCAGACTGGTATATCATGAATGGGAGCGTCCGTCAGCACTCAATTTCTGACAGGAGCACCACGACGATATAACTCTGTGCAGAAATCTCAGGTATATTTTATTACTCATCCTGCTTCCTGAAACAGACTTAGCGCCTGTCTCAACAGAACTTTATTCCAGACAATCAGACCACAGGAAAAATGCAACAGGGCCCCGTCATTCTCAGACGTCTTTTCCCGTTGGGTCAGGGTCCGGCGAAACCGGTTCATCCGGCTGTGCCTCCTCCCGGCGACGGGCCATGAAGTTCGTGGTTTTACTGGCATCTCATTCCTCTTTACGGGGTGGGATATGAGGCTTGTCACGACGGCCCAACCGGTCTGTTTTCAGCCCGGGCGTTTCGGCGCCTTTGTCCGGGCAGGGTACGGTTTTTTTGCCCCGGGCGTCCCGTCTGAAGAGCACCGGGTGTGTCCGCCACCAGTTTGATGTCGTGCCTGTCTGCTGCTGCGACGACCCGTGACAGAGGAAGCCCTCCGGCATCTGTCATCAGTGCGCTTTACGCCCTGTTTCCCTCTGTCCGTGGGGTTGCGTCCTGTTTTTTTGTTCCGGACAGCGGTGATGTTGTCATACCTCCATCCACCGACAGCCATGAGCAGTCCGTGCCGCCCGGGTGCTCACAGGCCAGTAATCCGTTCTGCCAGAAACGCCCGAAGACACCTGCGTCTCTCCGTTCCCGGAAGCGCCGGGGCGCAGAAGCTGATGAACCTATCCCGGTGGCATTGAGTGCATTCCACTGACAGGCTGTGCTGGGGACGAAGAAAATGGCGTTCATTGCGGCCCGATTATCAACACGTTTTCGGCGTGTACCCGGAGGGTGGCGGGTTTTGTGTTCCGGGATAAGCGGAGCGATTTTGCCCCTGAGTTCATCGCTAATCTGCCCTTTACCGCCTGCCATACTTTGCCCTCAGATATGACCGGGATGCATTATACGATAACGCCTTTTGGGGCAGGCTCTTACTTATATTTCATACCTGCGGTTAAATACAACGTGCTTTTCTGATAAAAAGTACGTCCCGGCTCTGGCAATACACAAACAATAATAGAAAATAACCACATTACCGCTTCTTCCTGCACCACTAATGTTATAAATGCGCTCACCAGCACCAAAAGATATCCAGAGACCGTTTTTATCTGTGATCCAACCGATTAAGTACAGGACAAAAATCAACTGCATCATTGCGAATGAGAAATTTCTTAATTTCTCAGACTCACTTATTTCTTGATTAATACCATTTGCAACACGGCAGGTACCGGGTAATTTCTGTCTGGTTTTCATGACGCTTATCCCCCTGTATGCTACCGCTCTGGCAAAATGAACACGGAACATCATCATGACCTCCTGCGAAAACACGCCCTTTATCTTGTACGGTCTTTCGCCAAAAGTTTGCGACACCATAAAAAAAGCACAGAAATATCTGCAAAATCATCAGACAGATTATCGGTTCCATGACTACCGCGCCGACGGTCTGGAGGCTGACCTCCTCAAAAGTTTTATTAACCAACTCGGCTGGGAAGCTTTGCTGAATACCCGTGGCACCACCTGGCGTAAACTGGATGAGGACGTACGGAATAAGGTTAATAATGCAGCAACCGCTGCGGAATTAATGCTGGAGTACCCTGCGCTCATCAAACGTCCTTTACTCCGCGGTAGTGACGGTTCTATGCTGATCGGCTTTAAAGAATCAACCTACCAGTCTTTTATTGCGGAGAAATCCTAATCATGTTTTGTCCGGTCATTGAACTGACGCAGCAGCTTATTCGTTGCCCTTCCCTCAGCCCGGATGATGCCGGTTGCCAGGCCATTATGATTGACCGCCTGCAAGCGCTGGGTTTCACCGTTGAGCCAATGAATATAGGTGATACGCTTAATTTCTGTGCCTGGCGGGGCACCGGAGAAACGCTGGCGTTCGCCGGACATACCGATGTCGTGCCAGCAGGGAACGTTAGCCGCTGGATTAACCCACCGTTTGAGCCCACTATCCGCGATGGGTTGCTGTACGGTCGTGGCGCTGCCGATATGAAAGGATCGCTGGCTGCCATGATCGTGGCTGCTGAACGTTTCGTGGCCAGCCATCCCGATCATCAAGGGCGCCTTGCTTTTCTGATCACCTCGGATGAAGAGGCCAGCGCAACCAACGGTACGGTAAAGGTCGTTGAAGCCCTGATGGCACGAAATGAACGGCTTGATTACTGCCTGGTGGGGGAACCCTCCAGTACAGAAATCGTCGGTGACGTGGTTAAAAATGGTCGACGTGGTTCAATGACCGCGAACCTGACCGTTCATGGCGTTCAGGGTCACGTTGCCTATCCGCACCTGGCAGATAATCCGGTTCATCGTGTCCTGCCTGCCCTGAACGAGTTAGCGACAACCGAATGGGATGGTGGAAATGCCTTTTTCCCACCCACCAGTATGCAGATCGTCAGTATCCAGGCGGGAACCGGCAGTAATAACGTTATCCCTGGCGAATGCGTTGTGCAGTTTAATTTCCGCTTCAGCACCGAACTCACCGAAGAAATGATCAAAGAGCGTGTACAGATGCTGCTGGACCATTACCAGTTACGTTACACCCTCGACTGGCAGGTCTCCGGTCAGCCATTTCTTACCCACAGCGGCAAACTGGTGGATGCGGTAGTTAACGCGGTTGAGCACTATAATGAAATCAAGCCACAGTTACAGACCACTGGTGGCACGTCTGACGGGCGCTTTATTGCCCGCATGGGCGCACAGGTTGTGGAACTGGGGCCGGTTAACGCAACCATTCATAAAATCAATGAATGCGTCAATGCGGCCGATTTGCAACTGTTGAGCCGTATGTACCAGAGGATTATGGAACAGCTGATAGCCTAGGGGACAATATGGAATGGTTAAAAGAGCATTGGTGGTTAATGGCGATCGTTTTGATGGTCGGCGTGCTGATGAACGTCTATAAAGATCTGAAACGCATCGATCATAAAAAATACATGGGCAATAAGCCGGATCTTCCACCGCATCGTGACTTTAACGACAAGTGGGACGATGACGACGACTGGCCCAAGAAAAAGTAAATTTATGAAGGGGCTGCAACAGCCCCTTCATCTTATCTCGCTGACCCTTCCTGCTATCATACTTTAGCGCGTTGAGGTCGTTATAAAACGCATAAAATCAACAGATTATACTACCATTAAAAAAGACTGGAAATCCTGTTGCCCGTTTTCGTCAGACCGTATTTTCTGCACCTGTCTGGCAGACTGAAGAGTCACCTTTCTCTGTCACCCGTATTCGCATTCTTTGCTGGCAACCTGGCCGTTGAATAATATGACGCCACGCCCCCGTTGCTACAGCAGGTAAGAGACCGCGCTAAAATAGCCATCTTCCGAGGGCGCATCTCCTTTACCGTGAACGCAACGAACCAATAAATGCCTGCCAGTGGGCACTGCGACCGGAATCAATCGCCTGCAAGGCTCGCTGCGTCTCCTTGCGCAAGGCGGTGAGTAACGCTTTCCGTCCTGATAAACTGAACAGCTGGCACAGTACGGCGGAAGGTGTACCCTGCAGTAAAGCCGCCTGCAATAGCGGTAAATCCGGCTGTTTACTCGCCAGCCGCCCGAGCGCGGCAATACTTGCCTCAAACGGTCGCTGGGCCCAGGCGAATCCCGCCAGCTCACGCCATTCCTCATTCTCATCGACGGATTGAGCACAGTTCGCCAGCGAAAGATCGACATTGCTCAAATAGCGTTGCAACCACGGCCAGTCCCTTGCCAGACGCTGTGAAGCACGTCTGCCAAGCAGATGCCCCTGCGCCGTCAACGGCATTATGGCCATCGCGGTATAACATCCGCTGCTGGCTTCCGGCCGGGTACCAAAACGTACCAGGGTAAAACCGCAGGCCTGCCAGAATTGCCACAGCGATGCCGTATAGCCAAAGCTGACGGAGAGAAAATCCCTCTCTGTTGCTCTGCCGAGGCTTTGCACCACCATTTCGCGACCAATACCGCGACGGCGCAATAAGGGCGCAATCGCTATCCGGCAGATCCGCTGCGAACGCATCTGCGCTGCTTCGGGGAAACCACCATGAGCAGCAAGAGACTGAGCCACCAGATTTCCAGCAGGTCGGCGCAGCCCTGCCCAGATAGCCTCAGTAAGAGTCCTCTCCAGCCCTCCCTCATCCACCAGCCACATCGCGCCCTGAACATGCTCCCCCTGTAATGCTGCGCAAAAATGCATCCCCGGCGCATCCATCATGCGACGCAGGTCCAGCGGCGACGTACGGTAATGTGCACTGACCAGTAGCTGATACATTTTTTCTGGCAGCTGAGGCCGATTTATCCAGTCAGACTGACGGGGAAAACAATAACGGACTTCTGACGTCCCCTGCGCCCTCTCTTCTTCGCAAAATAGCAGCGCACGGTTAAGAAATTGTTCCACAGGATCGTCAGCGGCCCAACGCAGCGGGGAGTCCAGTTTAAGAAGGGTCGCCTGCGGAAGACTGGAGCAGAACTTCAACAAAAAGCCCTGCCCGGTGCCTTCATAGCCCTGAGACGTCGTCGTCAGTAAAACGCGGGGAGCCAGAACTACCAACTTATGCAGTAAAGGCGTAGGGATAGCAGCGGCCTCATCAATCAG from Erwinia tracheiphila harbors:
- a CDS encoding Rpn family recombination-promoting nuclease/putative transposase, yielding MELHLPAELCAICDLSTLKLESGSFVEDDLRQYFSDVLYSLKTTVGDGYIHVLVEHQLTPDKHMAFRLIRYAVAAMQRHLEEAIKNCHW
- a CDS encoding IS1 family transposase (programmed frameshift), encoding MAKVDVVCPQCNETHAVRCNGHSASGAQRYICKHCSKTFLLNFSYSGAKPDTHQTIVNMAMNGYGCRDTARVLGISLNTVLRHGKKISPKQVAENIDPETEVVICCEAGEQWSYVRCKSNPRWLFYAYDRIRKRALAHVFGPRNAPTLRRLLALLSKFNIAFYMTDAWPVYKVRLSATGHVVSKKYTQRTERHNLNLRTHIKRLTRRTICFSKSEEMHDKIIGWYLTLHHYQ
- a CDS encoding ArsC family reductase codes for the protein MTSCENTPFILYGLSPKVCDTIKKAQKYLQNHQTDYRFHDYRADGLEADLLKSFINQLGWEALLNTRGTTWRKLDEDVRNKVNNAATAAELMLEYPALIKRPLLRGSDGSMLIGFKESTYQSFIAEKS
- the dapE gene encoding succinyl-diaminopimelate desuccinylase; this encodes MFCPVIELTQQLIRCPSLSPDDAGCQAIMIDRLQALGFTVEPMNIGDTLNFCAWRGTGETLAFAGHTDVVPAGNVSRWINPPFEPTIRDGLLYGRGAADMKGSLAAMIVAAERFVASHPDHQGRLAFLITSDEEASATNGTVKVVEALMARNERLDYCLVGEPSSTEIVGDVVKNGRRGSMTANLTVHGVQGHVAYPHLADNPVHRVLPALNELATTEWDGGNAFFPPTSMQIVSIQAGTGSNNVIPGECVVQFNFRFSTELTEEMIKERVQMLLDHYQLRYTLDWQVSGQPFLTHSGKLVDAVVNAVEHYNEIKPQLQTTGGTSDGRFIARMGAQVVELGPVNATIHKINECVNAADLQLLSRMYQRIMEQLIA
- a CDS encoding YpfN family protein, producing MEWLKEHWWLMAIVLMVGVLMNVYKDLKRIDHKKYMGNKPDLPPHRDFNDKWDDDDDWPKKK
- a CDS encoding tRNA(Met) cytidine acetyltransferase TmcA; the encoded protein is MRQLLIISGDFAWCLDQAIRWKTLLPGDWMWLGDTPQSPLHCSLKAVRTLLGQEFTHAVFDAREGFNADALAILAGTLRAGSWLLILIPDWRQWPLHADADSLRWSETNTAIATPHFVSRWQQMINQDQYVALLRQHHPLHLPQLKSAQKWQPDTFSQQQALLEKLLSSPPGIFVLIAPRGRGKSALAGSLAARWPRRSLITAPTRVSTNVLMKFAAGNAEFIAPDRLLALSPAQWPQNTDWLLIDEAAAIPTPLLHKLVVLAPRVLLTTTSQGYEGTGQGFLLKFCSSLPQATLLKLDSPLRWAADDPVEQFLNRALLFCEEERAQGTSEVRYCFPRQSDWINRPQLPEKMYQLLVSAHYRTSPLDLRRMMDAPGMHFCAALQGEHVQGAMWLVDEGGLERTLTEAIWAGLRRPAGNLVAQSLAAHGGFPEAAQMRSQRICRIAIAPLLRRRGIGREMVVQSLGRATERDFLSVSFGYTASLWQFWQACGFTLVRFGTRPEASSGCYTAMAIMPLTAQGHLLGRRASQRLARDWPWLQRYLSNVDLSLANCAQSVDENEEWRELAGFAWAQRPFEASIAALGRLASKQPDLPLLQAALLQGTPSAVLCQLFSLSGRKALLTALRKETQRALQAIDSGRSAHWQAFIGSLRSR